The Corynebacterium pseudopelargi genome contains a region encoding:
- a CDS encoding acetyl/propionyl/methylcrotonyl-CoA carboxylase subunit alpha, which yields MSVENRKITKVLVANRGEIAVRVIRAARDAGIASVAVYAEPDADAPFVAMADEAFALGGQTSAESYLVFDKILDAAKKSGADAIHPGYGFLSENGDFAEAVIEAGLIWIGPSPKSIRELGDKVTARSIALRAEAPMAPGTKDPVKDADEVVAFAEEHGLPIAIKAAFGGGGRGMKVAYKMEEVADLYESATREAVAAFGRGECFVERYLDKARHVECQVIADMHGNVVVAGTRDCSLQRRFQKLVEEAPAPFLTDEQRNELHESAKRICKEAGYYGAGTVEYLVSSDGLISFLEVNTRLQVEHPVTEVTTGLDLVREQFRIAEGKELHLKEDPKPRGHAFEFRINGEDAGSNFMPAPGKITKYIEPAGPGVRMDSGIVEGSVIGGQFDSMLAKLIVFGETRQEALERSRRALGEYVIEGMPTVLPFHAHIVENPAFVGDGEKFDVYTKWIEEEWENPIEPYVDADDVEEEESVPSQKVVVEIDGRRVEVALPGDLALGGGNGAAKKKAKKRRSGGSKAAVSGDAVAAPMQGTVIKVNVEDGAEVNEGDTVVVLEAMKMENPVKAHKSGVVADLAVASGEGVTKGQVLLEIKDA from the coding sequence GTGTCTGTGGAGAACCGAAAGATTACAAAGGTCCTCGTTGCTAACCGCGGCGAGATTGCTGTTCGCGTGATTCGTGCAGCTCGCGACGCAGGCATCGCGAGCGTTGCCGTTTATGCAGAACCCGACGCAGACGCCCCCTTTGTTGCAATGGCAGACGAGGCTTTTGCGCTTGGCGGCCAGACCTCTGCCGAGTCTTACCTCGTCTTTGACAAGATCCTCGACGCCGCTAAGAAGTCCGGCGCTGACGCTATTCACCCCGGCTATGGCTTCCTTTCGGAAAACGGCGACTTTGCCGAGGCCGTCATCGAAGCTGGCCTGATCTGGATCGGCCCCTCGCCGAAGTCCATCCGCGAATTAGGCGATAAGGTCACCGCACGCTCCATCGCGCTGCGCGCCGAAGCCCCCATGGCCCCCGGCACCAAGGATCCGGTAAAGGATGCCGACGAAGTGGTGGCATTTGCCGAGGAGCACGGCCTGCCCATCGCCATTAAGGCAGCCTTCGGCGGCGGTGGCCGCGGCATGAAGGTGGCCTACAAGATGGAAGAGGTCGCCGATCTTTATGAGTCCGCCACCCGCGAGGCTGTTGCAGCCTTCGGCCGCGGCGAGTGCTTCGTGGAGCGCTACCTGGACAAGGCACGCCACGTGGAGTGCCAGGTGATTGCCGATATGCACGGCAACGTTGTGGTGGCCGGCACCCGTGACTGCTCCCTGCAGCGTCGCTTCCAGAAGCTCGTGGAAGAAGCACCGGCTCCCTTCCTCACCGATGAGCAGCGCAATGAACTGCACGAGTCTGCAAAGCGCATTTGTAAAGAGGCTGGCTACTACGGTGCCGGCACCGTTGAGTACCTGGTGAGCTCCGATGGCCTGATCTCCTTCCTCGAGGTCAACACCCGCCTCCAGGTGGAGCACCCCGTAACCGAGGTCACCACCGGCCTTGACCTGGTGCGCGAGCAGTTCCGCATTGCCGAGGGCAAGGAACTGCACCTGAAGGAAGACCCGAAGCCTCGCGGCCACGCCTTCGAGTTCCGCATCAATGGCGAGGACGCAGGCTCGAACTTCATGCCTGCTCCCGGCAAGATCACCAAGTACATCGAGCCCGCAGGCCCCGGTGTACGCATGGATTCCGGCATTGTTGAAGGCTCCGTCATCGGCGGCCAGTTCGACTCCATGTTGGCCAAGCTCATCGTCTTCGGCGAGACCCGCCAGGAAGCACTTGAGCGCTCCCGCCGTGCCCTTGGCGAGTACGTGATCGAGGGCATGCCCACCGTGCTTCCCTTCCACGCACACATCGTTGAAAACCCCGCCTTCGTTGGCGATGGCGAGAAGTTCGACGTGTACACCAAGTGGATTGAGGAAGAGTGGGAGAACCCCATCGAGCCTTATGTCGACGCCGACGACGTGGAAGAAGAAGAGTCCGTGCCTTCACAGAAGGTGGTCGTTGAAATCGACGGCCGTCGCGTCGAGGTAGCACTGCCCGGCGATCTTGCCCTCGGTGGCGGCAATGGTGCCGCTAAGAAGAAGGCAAAGAAGCGTCGCTCCGGCGGCTCCAAGGCAGCCGTATCCGGCGATGCCGTAGCAGCGCCGATGCAGGGCACCGTGATCAAGGTGAACGTTGAAGACGGCGCCGAGGTCAACGAGGGCGACACCGTGGTCGTGCTCGAAGCCATGAAGATGGAAAACCCCGTGAAGGCACACAAGTCCGGTGTTGTAGCCGACTTGGCTGTAGCCTCCGGCGAAGGCGTAACCAAGGGCCAGGTGCTCCTGGAAATCAAGGACGCCTAA
- a CDS encoding YbjQ family protein, giving the protein MIVTTTHSVEGREISQYLRVVAGETVAGINLVKDFTAGFRNLVGGRSGSYEKELVQARESALAELVNRANELGADAVVGVELDYAALGSHSDMLMVTATGTAVRLR; this is encoded by the coding sequence ATGATCGTTACCACCACCCACAGCGTGGAAGGCCGAGAGATTAGCCAATACCTTCGGGTGGTGGCAGGCGAGACGGTGGCCGGTATTAATTTGGTGAAAGACTTCACCGCCGGCTTTCGCAACCTTGTTGGCGGGCGCTCCGGCTCCTATGAAAAGGAGTTGGTCCAAGCGCGTGAAAGCGCCTTGGCAGAACTGGTCAATCGGGCCAATGAACTCGGCGCCGATGCAGTGGTGGGAGTAGAGCTCGACTATGCCGCGCTCGGCAGCCACAGCGACATGTTGATGGTGACGGCCACCGGCACGGCAGTTCGGTTGCGCTAG